One genomic window of Polyangium aurulentum includes the following:
- a CDS encoding DUF4339 domain-containing protein: MTARDEWRWTDDQGVQRLVRTEELRAAIAGNVLPPSTLIWREGMKEWVPAFTVPEFAEASTTDDGHDPSTGTATLDPRFGGASSDDDDEDPPQRKTLQTLLGVDAPPVVDLGRDAAMHAPIFVPSAAGEGARQGRPPITLRPDYGGAAAPEVPRAPRPPSEPPLTGAGKPSASATSPARAPSPARAPASTNIDSGWLDKEETTVNEDRRPSAEATGVMSMPSATPAKASTSASAPRPAAGAAPRPAKSTPPPNANAGDKKPAERRSTPAPAPRPGTSPAKSLEASSTSINASKLGVKAAATSATKPKTEPKTEGATRTGPAPAASVPRVASDKVTSPPRAGGAPRPVASPKTPVPPAAPIPPPVAAEPEAAAPAAAPVAASAAAPSVADLPPPPAPTDAPVVPRRPSPPPPRAHEVSTTEILPPEVTGLKPQKPDISDLTRPLSEISRTVRIEGLLAQIPSPLPPDVLDRPAAPNEPAAFVAAPVPDLASVGALPPPSTPNFDTQPPPPMPMIPMPVVPEPAIPELSAPQQPSLSSLAQTSPARGFAAARSPSTFPRPDSPVSVPVASLLVAGGALITMVITAFFVGRCSAGPGEDQRPALRAAVADAARAGRDAIPPPPKPCWVAKQPVRWAPVVSQRIPFELLPTAAGNIAIGYAKSSEDAIGIEVTPSSGQVNEAFVEKASGDIERVTPTGTDKGFFVATAESKGPLRSLVQVPASTPFFLGMTESGLATADAPDAAPAPLWPITGNLEATRVIVADDKGFVLTFRREGAIWGGFIGPDRKPVGEIVKVEGAGGQVGKPFSGWNGRELAITFAERPDDDSPWKIRMGHAPPGSIPTATEIIELPAGGPGGDANAPGITGLPDGRWLLIWTEGSAGAKAVRAQTLGPDFAPVGDPIALSPPAGNFGQGVLGVAGGYVTAVFLSKGKSSYELWGGILQCG, encoded by the coding sequence TTGACCGCCCGCGACGAGTGGCGCTGGACCGACGATCAAGGCGTGCAGCGCCTCGTCCGGACCGAGGAGCTGAGAGCAGCCATCGCCGGCAACGTCCTGCCGCCCTCCACGCTCATCTGGCGCGAGGGCATGAAGGAGTGGGTCCCCGCCTTCACGGTGCCCGAGTTCGCCGAGGCCTCGACCACCGACGACGGCCACGACCCCTCGACAGGCACGGCCACCCTCGATCCACGCTTCGGAGGCGCGAGCTCCGACGACGACGACGAGGACCCGCCGCAGCGCAAGACCTTGCAGACGCTGCTCGGCGTCGATGCGCCGCCCGTCGTTGATCTTGGCCGCGACGCCGCGATGCACGCGCCCATCTTCGTGCCCTCGGCCGCAGGCGAAGGCGCGCGGCAAGGCAGGCCGCCGATCACGCTCCGACCGGACTACGGCGGCGCCGCAGCGCCCGAGGTCCCCCGCGCTCCCCGCCCGCCGTCCGAGCCCCCGTTGACGGGAGCCGGCAAGCCATCGGCCTCAGCGACGTCCCCCGCGCGAGCGCCCTCGCCGGCCCGCGCGCCCGCATCGACCAACATCGACAGCGGCTGGCTCGACAAGGAAGAGACGACGGTCAACGAGGACCGCCGCCCGAGCGCAGAGGCGACCGGCGTGATGAGCATGCCGAGCGCGACGCCCGCGAAGGCGAGCACCTCCGCGAGCGCACCTCGACCCGCGGCCGGAGCCGCGCCGAGGCCCGCGAAGTCCACGCCGCCGCCCAACGCGAACGCCGGCGACAAGAAGCCCGCCGAGCGTCGCAGCACGCCAGCCCCGGCGCCCAGACCCGGCACGAGCCCGGCGAAGAGCCTCGAGGCGTCGAGCACGTCGATCAACGCGAGCAAGCTCGGCGTCAAAGCCGCCGCGACCAGCGCGACCAAGCCGAAGACGGAGCCGAAGACGGAAGGCGCGACGCGCACGGGACCAGCGCCCGCAGCGTCGGTGCCTCGCGTCGCGTCCGACAAGGTCACGTCGCCGCCGCGCGCGGGAGGCGCCCCGAGGCCCGTCGCCTCGCCGAAGACGCCCGTCCCGCCGGCCGCACCCATCCCGCCGCCCGTCGCCGCCGAGCCGGAGGCCGCCGCGCCTGCTGCCGCGCCCGTCGCTGCTTCCGCTGCAGCGCCTTCGGTCGCCGATCTGCCGCCGCCGCCTGCGCCCACGGATGCGCCGGTCGTGCCCCGCCGCCCTTCGCCGCCGCCGCCGCGCGCGCACGAGGTCAGCACCACCGAGATCCTTCCGCCGGAGGTCACAGGCCTCAAGCCGCAGAAGCCGGACATCAGCGACCTGACGCGTCCGCTCAGCGAGATCTCGAGGACGGTGCGGATCGAGGGACTGCTCGCGCAGATCCCGTCGCCGCTGCCGCCCGATGTCCTCGACAGGCCCGCCGCGCCGAACGAGCCCGCCGCGTTCGTTGCAGCGCCGGTGCCGGATCTCGCGTCGGTGGGCGCGCTGCCGCCGCCCTCGACGCCGAACTTCGACACGCAGCCGCCGCCGCCGATGCCGATGATCCCGATGCCGGTGGTGCCGGAGCCGGCGATCCCGGAGCTCTCGGCCCCGCAGCAGCCGTCGCTGTCGAGCCTCGCGCAAACGTCACCCGCGCGAGGCTTCGCCGCGGCACGCTCGCCCTCGACGTTCCCGCGCCCCGACTCACCCGTGTCGGTGCCGGTCGCGTCGCTCCTCGTCGCAGGCGGCGCGCTGATCACGATGGTGATCACGGCCTTCTTCGTGGGCCGCTGCTCCGCAGGTCCGGGCGAAGATCAACGGCCGGCGTTGCGCGCGGCCGTCGCGGATGCGGCGCGCGCGGGGCGTGACGCGATCCCTCCGCCGCCCAAGCCTTGCTGGGTCGCCAAGCAGCCCGTTCGCTGGGCGCCCGTCGTCTCGCAGCGCATCCCCTTCGAGCTTCTCCCCACGGCCGCAGGCAACATCGCGATCGGCTACGCGAAGAGCTCCGAGGACGCGATCGGGATCGAGGTGACGCCCTCGAGCGGCCAGGTGAACGAGGCCTTCGTCGAGAAGGCGAGCGGCGACATCGAGCGCGTCACGCCCACCGGCACGGACAAGGGCTTCTTCGTCGCGACCGCCGAGTCGAAAGGCCCGCTGCGCTCGCTCGTGCAGGTGCCCGCGAGCACGCCGTTCTTCCTGGGCATGACCGAGAGCGGCCTCGCGACCGCCGACGCCCCCGACGCCGCACCCGCGCCGCTCTGGCCGATCACGGGCAACCTCGAAGCGACGCGCGTGATCGTCGCCGACGACAAGGGGTTTGTCCTGACCTTCCGCCGCGAAGGCGCGATCTGGGGCGGGTTCATCGGGCCCGATCGCAAGCCCGTCGGCGAGATCGTGAAGGTCGAGGGCGCAGGCGGCCAGGTGGGCAAGCCGTTCAGCGGGTGGAACGGGCGCGAGCTCGCGATCACGTTCGCCGAGCGGCCCGACGACGACAGCCCGTGGAAGATCCGCATGGGCCACGCGCCTCCCGGATCGATCCCGACCGCGACCGAGATCATCGAGCTGCCCGCAGGCGGACCCGGAGGCGACGCGAACGCGCCGGGCATCACGGGCCTGCCCGACGGGCGCTGGTTGCTCATCTGGACCGAGGGATCGGCGGGCGCGAAGGCCGTGCGCGCACAGACGCTCGGGCCGGACTTCGCGCCGGTCGGCGATCCGATCGCGCTCTCGCCGCCCGCGGGCAACTTCGGCCAAGGCGTGCTCGGCGTGGCAGGTGGCTACGTGACCGCGGTCTTCTTGTCGAAGGGCAAATCGAGCTACGAGCTTTGGGGAGGCATCCTCCAGTGCGGTTGA
- a CDS encoding ComF family protein: MLRSWRVEAGAAVAFAVFGGAVAAALKRFKYEDRPDLGRPLGELMRRAARDEGIAADVVVPVPLHPRRLVERGYNQAALLAGAVAAELNARLGARVLGRRRSTAQQARLGREERLTNVAGAFEVRDARAVRGKRVVLVDDVATTGATLGACKDALIEAGAIEVTALVLACAEGSKSEPREP; the protein is encoded by the coding sequence GTGCTTCGATCTTGGCGCGTGGAGGCGGGCGCTGCGGTCGCGTTCGCGGTGTTCGGCGGCGCGGTGGCGGCGGCGTTGAAGCGGTTCAAGTACGAGGACCGGCCCGATCTCGGCCGACCGCTCGGCGAGCTGATGCGTCGAGCGGCGCGGGACGAGGGGATCGCGGCAGACGTGGTCGTGCCCGTGCCGCTTCACCCGCGTCGGCTCGTCGAGCGTGGCTACAACCAGGCTGCGTTGCTCGCGGGTGCGGTCGCGGCAGAGCTGAACGCGCGGCTCGGAGCGCGCGTGCTCGGCAGGAGGCGGAGCACGGCGCAGCAGGCGCGGCTCGGGCGTGAGGAGAGGCTCACGAACGTGGCGGGGGCGTTCGAGGTGCGCGACGCGCGTGCGGTGCGCGGCAAGCGGGTCGTGCTCGTGGACGACGTGGCGACGACGGGAGCGACGCTCGGCGCGTGCAAGGACGCGCTGATCGAGGCGGGCGCGATCGAGGTGACGGCGTTGGTGCTGGCGTGCGCGGAGGGATCGAAGAGCGAACCTCGGGAGCCCTGA
- a CDS encoding alginate export family protein: MTKPRSHAALASGAAALSLLLASTTAEAQATPLPESIPVGAWTFRPSVELRLRGEYRHALFEAGGALFAQSGVFGDAPGSNLPPVVPTTIQPPIIENAWALSERARIGLAVDRGPVTAALVLQDSRAIAASPAVVVFGEGRPPPGIDLFEAYFDVHAKNRRVWFRLGRQRVVWGDGRLIGESNFTQNPRALNAARFGFSVKSFDVDILGALIGSSLAPVGAARGGSTGTGGGATETSPIVASAGSQLYGVHAVWHALPLLHPELTAIARVVRPPGGFLLTPSDTFVIDARLSGDRRGFRYAVEGAYELGRISSFGGNRDVSAFAGAARATWETALPGHLTFGAQGSYASGDDGNTDPLSTQTRFDPILPEERPMHGRMGMYGWSNSIEAGGDIAARPIDALSLDVGYRFVGLAEPKGRWSTASLLAVGSSPTNTSRVLGHQIDATVGVRVWDPLAIEAGYGLFLTGEGAKNILDAVGRGRPGAQHYGYLQATLRAP; encoded by the coding sequence ATGACGAAGCCCCGCTCGCACGCAGCCCTCGCCTCGGGCGCCGCCGCGCTCTCGCTGCTCCTCGCGAGCACGACCGCCGAGGCCCAGGCCACGCCCCTGCCCGAGTCCATCCCCGTCGGCGCGTGGACGTTCCGCCCCTCGGTCGAGCTGCGCCTGCGCGGCGAGTACCGTCACGCGCTCTTCGAAGCCGGCGGAGCGCTCTTCGCGCAGTCGGGCGTCTTCGGTGACGCGCCCGGATCCAACCTGCCGCCGGTGGTTCCCACGACGATCCAACCGCCGATCATCGAGAACGCGTGGGCGCTCAGCGAGCGCGCGCGTATCGGGCTCGCCGTCGATCGCGGCCCGGTGACGGCGGCGCTCGTGCTTCAAGACTCGCGCGCGATCGCAGCGAGCCCCGCCGTGGTCGTCTTCGGCGAGGGCCGCCCGCCGCCGGGCATCGACCTGTTCGAGGCGTACTTCGACGTGCACGCGAAGAACCGCCGCGTGTGGTTCCGCCTCGGCCGCCAGCGCGTGGTGTGGGGCGACGGTCGCCTGATCGGCGAGAGCAACTTCACGCAGAACCCGCGCGCGCTCAACGCAGCGCGCTTCGGCTTCTCGGTGAAGAGCTTCGACGTCGATATCCTCGGCGCGCTCATCGGCAGTTCGCTCGCCCCGGTCGGCGCAGCCCGGGGCGGATCGACGGGCACGGGCGGCGGCGCGACCGAGACGTCGCCGATCGTCGCGAGCGCGGGCAGCCAGCTCTACGGCGTGCACGCGGTCTGGCACGCGCTGCCGCTCCTGCATCCAGAGCTCACCGCGATCGCGCGCGTGGTCCGACCGCCCGGCGGCTTCCTCCTCACGCCGAGCGACACGTTCGTGATCGACGCGCGCCTGTCGGGCGATCGTCGAGGCTTCCGCTACGCCGTCGAGGGGGCTTACGAGCTCGGGCGCATCTCGAGCTTCGGGGGCAACCGCGACGTGAGCGCGTTCGCGGGCGCGGCGCGAGCGACGTGGGAGACGGCGCTGCCAGGTCACCTCACGTTCGGCGCGCAGGGCTCGTACGCGTCGGGCGACGACGGCAACACCGACCCGCTCTCTACGCAGACGCGCTTCGATCCGATCCTGCCCGAAGAGCGCCCGATGCACGGACGCATGGGCATGTACGGTTGGTCGAACTCGATCGAGGCCGGCGGTGACATCGCGGCGCGACCGATCGACGCGCTGTCGCTCGACGTGGGTTACCGCTTCGTGGGTCTCGCAGAGCCGAAGGGCCGCTGGAGCACGGCGTCGCTCCTGGCCGTCGGCTCCTCGCCGACGAACACCTCACGCGTGCTCGGCCATCAGATCGATGCGACCGTCGGCGTGCGCGTGTGGGACCCGCTCGCGATCGAGGCCGGCTACGGGCTGTTCCTGACGGGCGAGGGCGCGAAGAACATCCTCGACGCGGTTGGTCGCGGCCGCCCCGGCGCGCAGCACTACGGCTACTTGCAGGCCACGCTCCGCGCTCCCTAG
- a CDS encoding HupE/UreJ family protein gives MAPRNLLALLAAIFVLLSALPARAHQVGLSRGDYRWDGVTLTAELVFARRELSGLVKTLDDDGDDKLTPAEIQRAREPLARAVVDRIDVRAEGAACKGTLDDAFLVEEDGLALRVAHRCPASSRAARVDLALLDDLPHGHRHIARTTAADAVAESVVFAARRSFDIALPEGAAAAQPADASFSGFFLMGIEHILFGYDHLVFLFGLVLVGGRLRSILLVITAFTVAHSITLALAVLGIVAPSGRIIEPAIALSVAYVGIENLFVKDADKRWRITFPFGLVHGFGFAGALGEIALPRPEIPAALLAFNLGVEAGQLAVLALVLPLILWARKKPLFADRGVKILSWGIAALGLAWFVLRVFFE, from the coding sequence ATGGCGCCCCGTAACCTCCTCGCGCTCCTCGCGGCGATTTTCGTCCTGCTATCGGCGCTGCCGGCGCGCGCGCATCAGGTGGGTTTGTCGCGGGGCGATTACCGCTGGGATGGCGTGACGTTGACCGCCGAGCTCGTCTTCGCGCGCCGCGAGCTTTCGGGCCTGGTCAAGACCCTCGACGACGACGGCGATGACAAGCTCACGCCCGCCGAGATCCAGCGCGCCCGAGAGCCGCTCGCGCGCGCCGTCGTCGACCGCATCGACGTGCGCGCCGAGGGCGCCGCTTGCAAGGGCACGCTCGACGACGCCTTTCTCGTCGAGGAAGACGGGCTCGCCCTGCGCGTCGCTCACCGCTGCCCCGCATCCAGCCGCGCCGCGCGCGTCGACCTCGCGCTCCTCGACGATCTCCCCCACGGTCACCGTCACATCGCGCGCACCACGGCTGCGGACGCTGTCGCCGAGAGCGTGGTGTTCGCCGCGCGCCGCTCGTTCGACATCGCCCTGCCCGAAGGCGCCGCCGCGGCTCAGCCCGCAGATGCGAGCTTCTCGGGCTTTTTCCTGATGGGGATCGAGCACATCCTCTTCGGCTACGATCACCTGGTCTTCCTGTTCGGGCTGGTCCTGGTCGGCGGCAGGTTGCGCTCGATCCTGCTCGTCATCACCGCCTTCACGGTCGCCCACTCGATCACGCTCGCCCTCGCCGTGCTCGGCATCGTCGCGCCGAGCGGAAGGATCATCGAGCCTGCCATCGCGCTCAGCGTCGCCTACGTGGGCATCGAGAATCTGTTCGTGAAGGACGCGGACAAACGCTGGCGCATCACCTTCCCGTTCGGGCTCGTCCACGGATTCGGATTCGCGGGCGCCCTCGGCGAGATCGCGCTCCCGCGCCCCGAGATCCCCGCCGCGCTCCTCGCCTTCAACCTCGGCGTCGAGGCGGGGCAGCTCGCCGTGCTCGCGCTCGTCCTGCCGCTCATCCTCTGGGCCCGCAAAAAGCCCCTCTTCGCGGACCGCGGCGTGAAGATCCTGAGCTGGGGCATCGCCGCGCTCGGGCTCGCGTGGTTCGTGCTGCGCGTCTTTTTCGAATGA
- a CDS encoding YcbK family protein gives MIRRAAFALIGALAALPAPAPLASEPSPPPPTTSTPAPSAPAPAPTPSIVPVADVPAARPLATIIHSHTLEALPITETEPTMERFSALLADRGFEQSTAMDPKLVELLRTLARKHEGARFEIVSGFRSPKRNELMRKKGRHVASHSQHTLGNAIDFRVEGLSPSRLVAELVALKWPGGIGFYPGRRDRFVHVDTGPKRRWSGH, from the coding sequence GTGATCCGCAGGGCGGCCTTCGCGCTCATCGGCGCGCTCGCCGCCCTCCCCGCCCCCGCTCCGCTCGCCTCCGAGCCCTCCCCTCCCCCACCCACGACGAGCACGCCGGCGCCCTCCGCGCCGGCGCCTGCACCCACACCGAGCATCGTTCCGGTCGCGGACGTGCCTGCTGCGCGTCCGCTCGCCACGATCATCCACAGCCACACGCTCGAGGCGCTGCCCATCACCGAGACCGAGCCGACGATGGAGCGCTTCTCGGCGCTGCTCGCCGATCGCGGCTTCGAGCAATCGACGGCGATGGATCCCAAGCTCGTCGAGCTCTTGCGCACGCTCGCGCGCAAGCACGAGGGCGCTCGGTTCGAGATCGTGAGCGGCTTTCGCAGCCCCAAGCGCAACGAGCTGATGCGCAAGAAGGGCAGGCACGTCGCGTCGCACAGCCAGCACACGCTGGGCAACGCGATCGATTTCCGCGTCGAGGGTCTGTCGCCGAGCAGGCTCGTGGCCGAGCTCGTCGCGCTGAAGTGGCCGGGCGGGATCGGGTTTTACCCCGGCCGTCGCGATCGCTTCGTGCACGTCGACACGGGGCCGAAGCGCCGCTGGAGCGGACACTAG
- a CDS encoding serine/threonine-protein kinase has protein sequence MFPTEPVPERIGAYKVLRRVAGTGSADVYVGRMEGPMGFQRFVTLKLVPNTIEGDTRFAEELGREAAICSQLNHPAIVRMFDFFEHDRHLVLVLEHIDGVQLDRLVQHVARRKQNISDAAIAYMGREIAGALAHAHAARDEDGRPTPVIHRNLIPDNVVVGWDGQVRLMGFGLGKIMGRTPDTVAGVIKGAPGFMAPEQARGDRATPRSDVYGLGLLLWSLFTAKRPPDGGLRPARLSILRTDLPRELAEAIDGALEPLPDKRTVTCADLERLLGMVGKAEQGREELREKALMMRGARTPTTETTETRMPSPVGRGPAPPARTPPPRRRVPMQAVRPGKPPASSQKRLSLPPPSKPPGRMSERPPGGILDEEAPKSVYPLLRALADRVPKPPLLPSEEESPPPKRVEEARPSQPEPPEPRPMRHSIAVPIGLEESANEWMESVPDEDSIDRFFEEAISMGPDELHKRAEKAAEKRDRRTPPPPMPGGKAAGRSAPPAPARPRLTPPPPLPQPKAPSFGGRPETPPAPRAELAETIPAHAPLAAPPPLVTPNPPSFGMPAPSFGAPPAPATSPIRFGPPPAAAPAAVPPQFAAPPLGAPPQAAPVAGTTTAGAWQAPNAPRQSRRPSAMVLAIAGVITGLVAAAIVVFALQREGGGGSTPENAPSPSAIASTLPTTLPATGSSGSPEAPRAGDPVVPVDLPPGFGYLTVDFPTPGNVYISGRKLGPTGQRLQVQCGRWFVRVANQGDSRFPEWVSPGETVLVPCQDATRVEMKPGAARVEPTKPTKPTDTKKKKTRFFGD, from the coding sequence GTGTTTCCGACCGAGCCCGTGCCCGAGCGTATCGGGGCGTACAAGGTCCTCCGGCGTGTGGCCGGGACGGGCTCTGCAGACGTGTACGTCGGGCGGATGGAAGGCCCGATGGGCTTCCAGCGGTTCGTCACGCTGAAGCTCGTCCCGAACACGATCGAAGGCGACACGCGCTTCGCCGAAGAGCTCGGGCGCGAGGCTGCGATCTGCTCGCAGCTCAACCATCCGGCGATCGTGCGGATGTTCGACTTCTTCGAGCACGACCGACACCTCGTGCTCGTGCTCGAGCACATCGACGGCGTGCAGCTCGATCGCCTCGTGCAGCACGTCGCGCGCAGGAAGCAGAACATCAGCGACGCGGCGATCGCGTACATGGGTCGCGAGATCGCCGGCGCGCTCGCGCACGCGCACGCAGCGAGAGACGAAGACGGCCGCCCCACGCCCGTCATCCACCGAAACCTGATCCCTGACAACGTGGTCGTCGGCTGGGACGGGCAGGTGCGGTTGATGGGCTTCGGCCTCGGCAAGATCATGGGACGGACGCCGGACACGGTGGCCGGCGTGATCAAGGGAGCGCCGGGGTTCATGGCGCCCGAGCAGGCGCGCGGCGATCGCGCGACGCCGAGGTCGGACGTCTACGGGCTCGGCCTCTTGCTCTGGTCGCTGTTCACCGCGAAGCGTCCGCCCGATGGAGGCTTGCGCCCTGCGCGCTTGTCGATCCTGCGCACCGATCTTCCGCGCGAGCTCGCCGAGGCGATCGACGGCGCGCTCGAGCCGCTGCCCGACAAACGCACGGTGACGTGCGCGGATCTCGAGAGGCTGCTCGGCATGGTGGGCAAGGCCGAGCAAGGGCGCGAGGAGCTGCGCGAGAAGGCGCTCATGATGCGCGGCGCGCGGACACCGACGACCGAGACGACCGAGACGCGGATGCCCTCGCCGGTCGGTCGTGGCCCAGCGCCGCCCGCGCGCACGCCGCCTCCGAGGAGGCGCGTGCCGATGCAAGCGGTGCGTCCTGGCAAGCCGCCGGCGTCGAGCCAGAAGCGCTTGTCGCTGCCGCCGCCATCGAAGCCGCCCGGCCGGATGAGCGAGCGACCGCCGGGAGGGATCCTCGACGAGGAGGCGCCGAAGTCGGTTTACCCGCTTTTGCGCGCCCTCGCCGATCGCGTGCCCAAGCCGCCGCTGCTGCCGAGCGAGGAGGAATCTCCGCCGCCGAAGCGCGTCGAGGAGGCGAGACCTTCGCAGCCCGAGCCGCCCGAGCCGCGTCCGATGCGGCACTCGATCGCCGTGCCGATCGGTCTCGAGGAGAGCGCGAACGAGTGGATGGAGTCGGTCCCGGACGAGGACTCGATCGACAGGTTCTTCGAGGAAGCGATCTCGATGGGCCCCGACGAGCTCCACAAGCGGGCCGAGAAGGCAGCGGAGAAGCGCGATCGCCGCACGCCGCCGCCGCCGATGCCCGGGGGCAAGGCCGCCGGCAGGTCCGCGCCGCCTGCACCTGCGCGGCCGAGGCTGACGCCTCCTCCTCCTCTGCCGCAGCCGAAGGCGCCGTCGTTCGGTGGCAGGCCCGAGACGCCCCCTGCGCCACGCGCAGAGCTCGCCGAGACGATCCCGGCGCACGCGCCGCTCGCAGCGCCTCCGCCGCTCGTCACGCCGAACCCGCCGTCGTTCGGCATGCCCGCGCCGAGCTTCGGCGCGCCGCCTGCGCCTGCGACGTCGCCGATCCGCTTCGGTCCTCCGCCCGCCGCCGCGCCTGCAGCGGTGCCGCCACAGTTTGCAGCGCCTCCGCTCGGAGCGCCTCCGCAAGCTGCGCCGGTCGCGGGGACGACGACTGCGGGTGCATGGCAGGCGCCGAACGCGCCTCGACAGTCGCGCCGGCCGTCGGCGATGGTGCTCGCCATCGCGGGCGTGATCACGGGGCTCGTGGCCGCGGCCATCGTGGTGTTCGCCTTGCAGCGCGAGGGTGGTGGGGGCTCGACGCCCGAGAACGCGCCGTCGCCTTCGGCCATCGCATCCACGCTGCCGACGACGCTGCCCGCTACCGGGTCGAGCGGCAGCCCCGAGGCTCCGCGCGCAGGAGACCCGGTCGTGCCCGTCGATCTGCCCCCGGGCTTCGGCTACCTGACGGTCGACTTTCCGACGCCGGGCAACGTGTACATCAGCGGCAGGAAGCTCGGCCCGACGGGCCAGCGCTTGCAGGTGCAGTGCGGGCGCTGGTTCGTGCGCGTCGCGAACCAGGGCGACAGCCGCTTCCCCGAGTGGGTTTCGCCAGGTGAAACCGTTCTGGTGCCTTGTCAGGACGCGACGCGCGTGGAGATGAAGCCGGGCGCGGCGCGCGTCGAGCCGACGAAGCCGACGAAGCCGACCGACACGAAGAAGAAGAAGACGAGGTTCTTCGGCGACTGA
- a CDS encoding tetratricopeptide repeat protein, with protein sequence MQSKERRPTRAAAPMALAALLWTLPLACNKAEPPTPPKETAAPAAESAPKGGSARTLALQKPAGNPLVDREIEALQKVADKAGDKADPWILLGRAWIKKARESADPGYYLNASACADTVLGFEPKSRPARDLRGLVLVEQHAFADALDLAEQILIEDPDDLMALGTKSDALLELGRFDEAVKSAQRMVDLKPNLPSYARAAHLRWLQGDLDAAKSIYRQAMDARDPRDPEPHAWVLVNAAKVFWHEGDIEGADRGFERALGVLSDYPAALVGRARVALAQNDPKRAAELAERAYKKSPLPLHAWVLGDARKAAGDEKGAEEAYALVLKGRSTDPRTVALFLAVKGKDADEALALARKELGVRRDIYTRDTLAWALYRKGQIADARVESEAAIALGTKDASLLYHAGAIRIAAGDSEGGEKLVREALKTNPHFDPTGAAEAKKLLGEETHGAP encoded by the coding sequence GTGCAAAGCAAAGAGCGCAGACCGACCCGCGCGGCCGCACCGATGGCCCTCGCCGCGCTCCTCTGGACCTTGCCCCTCGCCTGCAACAAGGCCGAGCCGCCCACCCCGCCCAAAGAGACCGCGGCGCCTGCCGCCGAGAGCGCACCGAAAGGGGGCTCCGCGCGCACCCTCGCGTTGCAAAAACCAGCGGGCAACCCCCTCGTCGACCGCGAGATCGAGGCCCTGCAAAAGGTCGCCGACAAGGCGGGTGACAAGGCCGATCCTTGGATCCTGCTCGGCCGCGCGTGGATCAAAAAGGCGCGCGAATCTGCTGATCCGGGCTATTACCTCAACGCTTCGGCCTGCGCCGACACCGTCCTCGGGTTCGAGCCGAAGAGCCGCCCCGCGCGTGACCTGCGCGGCTTGGTCCTCGTCGAGCAGCACGCGTTCGCCGACGCCCTCGACCTCGCCGAGCAGATCCTCATCGAAGACCCCGACGACCTCATGGCCCTCGGCACGAAGAGCGACGCGCTGCTCGAGCTCGGGCGATTCGACGAGGCCGTCAAAAGCGCCCAGCGCATGGTCGACCTCAAGCCGAACCTGCCCTCGTACGCGCGCGCCGCGCACCTGCGCTGGCTCCAGGGCGATCTCGACGCCGCGAAATCCATCTACCGCCAGGCCATGGACGCCCGCGATCCGCGCGACCCCGAGCCCCATGCCTGGGTGCTCGTCAACGCCGCGAAGGTCTTCTGGCACGAGGGCGATATCGAGGGCGCCGATCGAGGATTCGAACGCGCCCTCGGCGTCCTCTCCGATTACCCCGCCGCCCTCGTCGGCAGAGCCCGCGTCGCGCTCGCCCAGAACGACCCGAAGCGCGCCGCAGAGCTCGCCGAGCGCGCCTACAAAAAGAGCCCGCTTCCCCTGCACGCCTGGGTCCTCGGCGACGCACGCAAGGCCGCAGGCGATGAAAAAGGCGCCGAGGAGGCGTACGCCCTCGTCCTCAAAGGCCGCTCCACCGATCCGCGCACGGTCGCCCTCTTCCTCGCCGTGAAGGGCAAGGACGCCGACGAGGCCCTCGCGCTCGCCCGCAAGGAGCTCGGCGTGCGCAGGGACATCTACACGCGCGACACGCTCGCCTGGGCCCTTTATCGAAAAGGCCAGATCGCCGACGCGCGCGTGGAGAGCGAGGCCGCCATCGCGCTCGGCACGAAGGACGCCTCGCTCCTTTATCACGCGGGCGCCATTCGAATCGCGGCGGGCGATAGCGAGGGCGGCGAGAAGCTCGTGCGCGAGGCGTTGAAGACCAACCCGCATTTCGATCCCACGGGCGCCGCCGAAGCTAAAAAGCTCCTCGGCGAGGAGACGCATGGCGCCCCGTAA